A genomic segment from Luteibacter aegosomatis encodes:
- a CDS encoding gamma-butyrobetaine hydroxylase-like domain-containing protein: MPRPTDITLHQASRVLEVTFDNGERFRLAYEYLRVNSPSAEVQGHGPGQKVLVSGKRHVGITAVEPTGHYGILIRFDDGHASGIFGWDTLYDLGRAHDTAWPDYLAQLEARGLSRE, encoded by the coding sequence ATGCCACGCCCCACCGACATCACCCTGCACCAGGCGTCCCGCGTTCTTGAAGTGACGTTCGACAACGGCGAACGCTTTCGTCTCGCCTACGAATACCTGCGGGTGAACTCCCCCAGTGCCGAGGTGCAAGGGCACGGCCCAGGCCAGAAGGTTCTCGTATCGGGCAAGCGCCACGTCGGCATCACCGCCGTCGAGCCCACCGGCCACTACGGCATCCTCATCCGCTTCGACGACGGCCATGCCAGCGGCATCTTCGGTTGGGACACCTTGTACGACCTCGGCCGCGCGCACGACACCGCCTGGCCGGACTACCTCGCCCAACTGGAAGCACGCGGACTTTCCCGCGAATGA
- a CDS encoding ABC transporter permease subunit gives MTQVNWSRVAPLLQRLGSVIGLLLLFIVLSVMSPDFLTTGNLLSVLRQVSINALIAFGMTFVILAGGIDLSVGAILALTGAVTAGLMAAGHGIVLSMGAGLGLGLVLGMVNGALVSWGKVAPFIATLGTMTLLRGLTLVYTQGTPIPVTDAGFALLGGGYLAHLIPLPVVWMFVVFAICGFLLRGTVFGRHVVAIGGNEEAARLSGVRLAPMKLAIYGLSGLLSAVAGVVLTSRLYSAQATAGAGYELDAIASVVLGGTSLAGGRGWLFGTLVGALLIGFLNNGLNLLGVSSFYQQVVKGIVILIAVLLDRRQ, from the coding sequence ATGACCCAAGTGAACTGGAGCCGCGTGGCTCCGCTGCTCCAACGCCTCGGTTCGGTGATCGGCCTGCTGCTGCTCTTCATCGTTCTCTCGGTGATGAGCCCCGACTTCCTCACCACCGGCAACCTGCTCTCCGTGCTGCGTCAGGTGTCGATCAACGCGTTGATCGCCTTCGGCATGACCTTCGTGATCCTCGCCGGCGGCATCGATCTTTCCGTCGGCGCGATCCTCGCGCTCACCGGTGCGGTCACCGCGGGCCTCATGGCCGCCGGCCACGGCATCGTGCTGTCGATGGGGGCCGGCCTGGGCCTGGGCCTCGTGCTGGGCATGGTCAACGGCGCGCTGGTGTCGTGGGGCAAGGTGGCGCCGTTCATCGCCACGCTCGGCACCATGACGCTGTTGCGCGGCCTCACCCTGGTCTATACGCAAGGCACCCCGATCCCCGTCACCGACGCCGGTTTCGCCTTGCTCGGCGGCGGTTACCTCGCCCACCTCATTCCGCTGCCGGTGGTGTGGATGTTCGTGGTCTTCGCGATATGCGGCTTCCTGCTGCGCGGCACCGTGTTCGGCCGCCACGTGGTCGCGATCGGCGGCAACGAAGAAGCGGCGCGACTCTCGGGCGTGCGCCTGGCGCCGATGAAGCTGGCCATCTATGGCCTGTCCGGCCTGCTGTCGGCCGTCGCGGGCGTGGTACTCACCTCGCGACTGTATTCCGCGCAGGCTACGGCGGGCGCGGGTTACGAACTGGATGCCATCGCCTCGGTGGTGCTCGGAGGCACCAGCCTCGCGGGCGGCCGCGGCTGGCTGTTCGGCACCCTGGTCGGCGCGCTGCTGATCGGTTTCCTCAACAACGGCTTGAACCTGCTCGGCGTAAGTTCGTTCTACCAGCAGGTCGTCAAGGGCATCGTCATCCTGATCGCCGTCCTGCTCGATCGGCGCCAGTAA
- the rbsK gene encoding ribokinase, whose translation MTRIVVVGSINMDLVTLAPRFVAPGETLTGERFLTIPGGKGANQAVAAARLGAQVAMVGNVGDDAFGQQLYDGLKAEGIDVTHVARVDGVGSGTASITVAGGENQIVVVPAANGRVTPAQVDAARDVIRGADALLVQLEIPLDAVDATLRIAEEEGVPVILNPAPAQRLPAEWLRRVRFLTPNQHELAAVLGDDGDTDFRELMRRAPCPVVLTRGEEGAWFRDGDEAPRHQAGFTVDAVDSTGAGDTFNAALAVYLAQGLDVAVRGACAAAAIKVSRLGAQPGMPRADEVAAFLETHR comes from the coding sequence ATGACGCGAATCGTCGTCGTCGGCAGCATCAACATGGACCTGGTCACCCTCGCGCCGCGCTTCGTCGCGCCGGGCGAAACCCTGACCGGCGAGCGCTTCCTCACCATTCCCGGCGGCAAGGGCGCCAACCAGGCCGTAGCCGCCGCGCGACTCGGCGCGCAGGTGGCGATGGTCGGCAACGTCGGCGACGACGCGTTCGGCCAGCAGCTCTACGACGGCCTCAAGGCCGAAGGCATCGACGTGACCCACGTCGCCCGCGTCGACGGCGTCGGCAGCGGCACCGCCTCGATCACCGTCGCCGGCGGCGAGAACCAGATCGTCGTGGTGCCCGCCGCCAACGGCCGGGTCACGCCCGCGCAGGTGGACGCCGCGCGCGATGTCATCCGCGGTGCCGACGCGCTGCTCGTGCAACTGGAGATCCCGCTCGACGCGGTGGATGCCACGCTGCGCATCGCGGAAGAAGAGGGCGTGCCGGTGATCCTCAACCCCGCACCCGCGCAACGGCTGCCCGCCGAATGGCTGCGGCGCGTGCGCTTCCTCACGCCCAACCAGCACGAGCTGGCCGCCGTGCTCGGCGACGACGGCGATACCGACTTCCGCGAACTGATGCGCCGCGCGCCGTGTCCGGTGGTGCTTACCCGCGGCGAGGAAGGCGCATGGTTCCGCGACGGCGACGAAGCGCCGCGACACCAGGCCGGTTTCACGGTCGACGCGGTGGACAGCACGGGCGCCGGCGATACCTTCAACGCCGCGCTGGCCGTCTACCTGGCCCAAGGCCTCGACGTGGCCGTGCGCGGTGCCTGTGCCGCCGCCGCGATCAAGGTATCCCGCCTCGGCGCGCAACCGGGCATGCCGCGCGCCGACGAGGTAGCCGCCTTCCTGGAGACGCATCGATGA
- a CDS encoding tyrosine recombinase XerC produces the protein MTPREAVEAFLRHFSAERAPSAHTLSAYRRDLEKLLRFMENEGIAGFDALAPDRLRGMIAREHRGGLAPNSIQRLLSACRTLFRYLNREGRLAHDPAAGVRGPKVRRKLPHVLDVDEAKQLVETTLGDAHGPRDTAMMELLYSSGLRLSELCGLRWGDLDLDDGQVRVLGKGNKMRLLPVGRHAVTALRQLAALGGNGPEQPVFKGRGDGPISPRTVQKRLSLLSAGMTHHVHPHMLRHTFASHMLESSGDLRSVQELLGHADIATTQIYTHLDFQHLAKVYDAAHPRAKRKA, from the coding sequence GTGACACCGCGCGAGGCCGTCGAGGCCTTCCTTCGCCATTTCTCGGCGGAGCGGGCCCCCTCGGCGCACACGCTCTCGGCGTACCGCCGCGACCTGGAAAAGCTGCTGCGTTTCATGGAAAACGAGGGCATAGCCGGCTTCGACGCCCTCGCGCCCGACCGCCTGCGCGGCATGATCGCCCGCGAACACCGTGGCGGTCTCGCGCCGAACAGCATCCAGCGCCTGCTCTCGGCCTGCCGCACGCTGTTCCGTTACCTCAACCGCGAAGGCCGCCTTGCCCACGACCCGGCGGCTGGCGTGCGCGGTCCGAAGGTACGCCGCAAGCTGCCGCACGTGCTCGACGTGGACGAGGCCAAGCAACTGGTCGAAACCACGCTGGGCGACGCCCACGGTCCACGCGATACCGCGATGATGGAGTTGCTGTATTCCAGCGGCCTTCGCCTGTCCGAACTGTGCGGCCTGCGCTGGGGCGACCTCGACCTCGACGACGGCCAGGTCCGGGTGCTGGGCAAGGGCAACAAGATGCGCCTGCTTCCCGTGGGGCGCCACGCCGTGACGGCGCTGCGCCAGCTCGCCGCGCTCGGAGGCAACGGCCCGGAGCAACCCGTGTTCAAGGGCCGTGGCGACGGGCCGATCAGCCCGCGTACCGTGCAGAAGCGCCTCAGCCTGCTCTCGGCGGGAATGACCCACCACGTGCACCCGCACATGCTGCGCCACACTTTCGCCAGCCACATGCTCGAGTCCTCCGGCGACCTGCGCTCGGTGCAGGAGCTGCTGGGGCATGCGGACATCGCCACCACGCAGATCTATACGCACCTGGATTTCCAGCACCTGGCGAAGGTGTACGACGCGGCGCATCCGAGGGCGAAGCGGAAAGCGTAA
- a CDS encoding DUF484 family protein, with the protein MTDSAIDGDLDPATVASWLRRHPDFLADYPELADALVLPTRNGPATSLAVHQMRSLREKNAELDTRLRELSTIAGENEKLMRRVHGLMLALLGAGGIEETVRSVVRRLTDDFQSERVRLVFFGDLAGLPDEPWLLRESRGSAGLPEFASFLEHGEPVAGRLAPEKLHRLFGAEAAEVRSAALMRVGPDAMLAIGSLDADRFHPGMGTLFLDMISTTVGSAIQRARKAA; encoded by the coding sequence ATGACCGACAGCGCGATCGACGGCGACCTCGACCCGGCCACCGTGGCGTCCTGGCTGCGCCGCCACCCCGATTTTCTCGCCGATTACCCCGAATTGGCCGATGCCCTCGTGCTGCCCACGCGCAACGGGCCGGCCACCTCGCTCGCCGTGCACCAGATGCGTTCGCTGCGCGAGAAAAACGCCGAGCTCGACACGCGCCTGCGCGAACTCTCGACCATCGCGGGCGAGAACGAAAAGCTCATGCGTCGCGTGCACGGCCTGATGCTGGCGCTGCTCGGCGCCGGCGGCATCGAGGAAACGGTACGCAGCGTCGTGCGCCGGCTCACCGACGACTTCCAGTCCGAGCGCGTGCGGCTGGTGTTTTTCGGCGACCTCGCCGGCCTGCCCGACGAACCCTGGCTGCTGCGCGAGTCGCGCGGCAGCGCCGGCCTGCCCGAGTTCGCCTCGTTCCTCGAACACGGCGAACCGGTGGCCGGCCGCCTGGCGCCCGAAAAGCTGCACCGCCTGTTCGGGGCGGAAGCCGCCGAGGTTCGCTCGGCCGCGCTGATGCGCGTCGGCCCCGATGCCATGCTCGCCATCGGCAGCCTGGATGCCGACCGCTTCCATCCGGGGATGGGCACGCTGTTCCTCGACATGATTTCCACCACCGTGGGCTCGGCGATCCAGCGGGCCCGGAAGGCCGCGTGA
- the rbsB gene encoding ribose ABC transporter substrate-binding protein RbsB has protein sequence MRKLHFLAAAAATLLAACSQQGPGESAPSSASTAGGAAPSGTPVVGLALSTQNNPFFVELKNGAESAAKSAGVQLVVVDAQDDPARQISSVEDLIQKHVSVILLNPTDSSALAGAVQSAQRANIPVITLDRGVDGAEVASHIASDNIAGGKMAADFLAKQLDGKGNIIELQGVAGTSAARERGKGFDDAIAATGMKIVAQQPANFDRAQGLSVSENLLQAHGDVQAIFAQNDEMALGAVQALAGKNKKVLVVGFDGTPDGKAAVQNGGMAATVAQQPEEIGKLGVETAKKLIDKQPVEKTIAVPLKLLTKE, from the coding sequence ATGCGCAAACTCCACTTTCTCGCCGCCGCCGCGGCCACGCTCCTCGCCGCCTGTTCGCAGCAGGGCCCCGGCGAATCGGCGCCTTCGTCCGCCTCCACGGCCGGCGGTGCCGCGCCGTCGGGCACGCCCGTCGTAGGCCTGGCGCTGTCCACGCAGAACAATCCCTTCTTCGTCGAACTGAAGAACGGTGCCGAGAGCGCCGCCAAGTCGGCCGGCGTGCAGTTGGTGGTGGTCGACGCGCAGGACGACCCCGCGCGACAGATTTCCAGCGTGGAAGACCTGATCCAGAAACACGTTTCGGTCATCCTGCTCAATCCCACCGACTCCTCGGCGTTGGCCGGTGCCGTGCAGTCCGCGCAGCGCGCCAACATCCCGGTGATCACGCTCGATCGCGGCGTCGACGGTGCGGAGGTGGCCTCGCACATCGCGTCGGACAACATCGCCGGAGGCAAGATGGCCGCCGACTTCCTCGCCAAGCAGCTCGACGGCAAGGGCAACATCATCGAGCTGCAGGGTGTGGCCGGTACCTCGGCGGCGCGCGAGCGCGGCAAGGGCTTCGACGACGCGATCGCCGCGACCGGCATGAAGATCGTGGCCCAGCAGCCGGCCAACTTCGATCGCGCGCAGGGCCTTTCGGTGAGCGAGAACCTGCTGCAGGCGCATGGTGACGTGCAGGCGATCTTCGCCCAGAACGACGAGATGGCGCTCGGCGCGGTGCAGGCGCTCGCGGGCAAGAACAAGAAGGTGCTCGTCGTCGGTTTCGACGGCACGCCCGACGGCAAGGCCGCGGTGCAGAACGGCGGCATGGCCGCCACCGTCGCGCAGCAGCCGGAGGAGATCGGCAAGCTCGGCGTGGAAACGGCGAAGAAGCTGATCGACAAGCAGCCGGTGGAGAAGACCATCGCGGTGCCGTTGAAGCTCCTTACCAAGGAGTGA
- a CDS encoding sugar ABC transporter ATP-binding protein: MAAPLIRMHDIHKAFGPVKVLEGVDFELLPGEVHALMGENGAGKSTLMKILTGIYAPDSGDIEVDGKAASIASPADAEKHGIAIIHQELNLIPSLSVADNLFLGREVHRFGLLDRKAMDRRAKEWLARVGMEKLDPGTLVERLSVGRQQMVEIARALGQNARVLIMDEPTAALTESETATLFQLIRELRGQGTGIVYVSHRMEEIFALCDRISVLRDGQFVGTRDVPGLAFDEVVKMMVGRTLDARFPSRTPNIGSVRLKVEHVTGGMVKDVSFDLHAGEVLGVAGLLGAGRTELARLLFGLDKIDSGTVTLEGSVVTPTSPNEAIHAGFGFVTEDRKAQGLVLDLSLRENVSLPRVPARGGLVDRPAEKKQTRGLIDALKIRTRDMELDVRALSGGNQQKVVLAKWLALKPRVLILDEPTRGVDVGGKAEIYHIINQLAEQGVAILMISSELPEVLAMSDRILVMHEGRATALLDAHGATQETVMTAATGGK, from the coding sequence ATGGCCGCACCGCTCATCCGCATGCACGACATCCACAAGGCCTTCGGCCCGGTGAAGGTGTTGGAGGGCGTCGACTTCGAACTGCTGCCGGGCGAAGTGCACGCGCTCATGGGCGAGAACGGCGCGGGCAAGTCCACGCTGATGAAGATCCTCACCGGCATCTACGCACCGGACTCGGGCGACATCGAGGTGGACGGCAAGGCGGCGAGCATCGCCTCGCCGGCGGACGCCGAGAAGCACGGCATCGCCATCATCCACCAGGAACTGAACCTCATCCCCTCGCTGAGCGTCGCGGATAACCTGTTCCTCGGCCGCGAGGTGCATCGCTTCGGCCTGCTCGACCGCAAGGCGATGGACAGGCGCGCGAAGGAGTGGCTCGCGCGCGTGGGGATGGAGAAGCTCGATCCCGGCACGCTGGTGGAACGCCTTTCGGTCGGCCGCCAGCAGATGGTGGAGATCGCCCGTGCGCTGGGCCAGAACGCCCGCGTGCTGATCATGGACGAGCCCACCGCCGCGCTCACCGAAAGCGAAACCGCGACGCTGTTCCAGCTGATCCGCGAACTGCGCGGGCAGGGCACGGGCATCGTCTACGTGTCGCACCGCATGGAGGAGATCTTCGCGCTGTGCGATCGCATCTCCGTGTTGCGCGACGGCCAGTTCGTCGGCACGCGCGACGTGCCGGGCCTCGCCTTCGACGAGGTGGTGAAGATGATGGTCGGGCGCACGCTCGACGCGCGCTTTCCCTCCCGCACGCCGAACATCGGCAGCGTGCGCCTGAAGGTCGAGCACGTCACCGGCGGCATGGTGAAGGACGTCAGCTTCGACCTGCATGCGGGCGAGGTGCTCGGCGTGGCCGGCCTGCTCGGCGCCGGTCGCACGGAGCTGGCGCGCCTTTTGTTCGGCCTCGACAAGATCGATTCGGGCACGGTCACGCTCGAAGGCAGCGTGGTCACGCCGACCTCGCCGAACGAAGCGATCCATGCCGGCTTCGGCTTCGTCACCGAAGACCGCAAGGCGCAAGGCCTCGTGCTCGACCTCAGCCTGCGCGAGAACGTGAGCCTGCCGCGCGTACCCGCGCGCGGGGGCCTGGTCGACCGGCCCGCCGAGAAGAAACAGACGCGCGGGCTCATCGATGCGCTGAAGATCCGCACGCGCGACATGGAGCTCGACGTGCGTGCGCTGTCCGGCGGCAACCAGCAGAAGGTGGTGCTGGCCAAGTGGCTCGCGCTGAAGCCGCGCGTGCTCATCCTCGACGAACCCACGCGCGGCGTCGACGTGGGCGGCAAGGCCGAGATCTACCACATCATCAACCAACTGGCGGAGCAGGGCGTGGCCATTCTCATGATTTCCTCGGAACTTCCGGAGGTGCTCGCGATGAGCGATCGCATCCTGGTGATGCACGAGGGCCGCGCCACCGCCCTGCTCGACGCGCACGGCGCCACGCAGGAAACCGTGATGACCGCCGCGACCGGAGGCAAGTGA
- the hslU gene encoding ATP-dependent protease ATPase subunit HslU translates to MSELTPREIVNELDRYIIGQHDAKRAVAIALRNRWRRMQLEPGMRDEVTPKNILMIGPTGVGKTEIARRLATLANAPFVKVEATKFTEVGYVGKDVESIIRDLADVSYKLVREQGKARVRSQAEDAAEDRLLDALLPRRQATGWDDTGAAPAIDSDTRQKLRKQLREGALDDREIELDFAMNVGVEIMTPPGMEEMSQQLGRMFQNLGGSKSQKRKMTIRQARPLLEEEEAGKLLNDDELRSRAVHAAEQNGIVFIDEIDKVAQRSEWGGAGVSREGVQRDLLPLVEGSTVSTKYGPIKTDHILFIASGAFSLAKPSDLIPELQGRLPIRVELSALSVDDFKRILREPNNALTKQYVALLQTEGVTLAFTDSGIDRLAEVAFQVNERTENIGARRLHTVMERLLERISFEAADKSGENYSIDAEHVDKSLSSLVKDEDLSRYIL, encoded by the coding sequence ATGTCCGAACTCACTCCCCGCGAGATCGTCAACGAACTGGACCGCTACATCATCGGCCAGCACGACGCCAAGCGCGCCGTGGCCATCGCCCTGCGCAACCGCTGGCGCCGCATGCAGCTGGAGCCGGGCATGCGCGACGAGGTCACGCCGAAGAACATCCTGATGATCGGCCCCACGGGCGTCGGCAAGACCGAGATCGCCCGCCGCTTGGCCACCCTCGCCAACGCGCCGTTCGTGAAGGTGGAAGCCACCAAGTTCACCGAGGTGGGCTATGTGGGCAAGGACGTCGAATCGATCATCCGCGACCTCGCCGACGTCTCCTACAAGCTTGTGCGTGAGCAGGGCAAGGCCCGCGTGCGCAGCCAGGCCGAGGATGCCGCCGAAGACCGTCTGCTCGACGCCCTCCTGCCGCGCCGCCAGGCCACCGGCTGGGACGACACCGGCGCCGCGCCGGCCATCGACAGCGACACCCGCCAGAAGCTGCGCAAGCAGCTCCGCGAAGGGGCGCTCGACGACCGCGAGATCGAGCTGGATTTCGCCATGAACGTCGGCGTGGAGATCATGACCCCGCCGGGCATGGAGGAAATGAGCCAGCAGCTGGGCCGCATGTTCCAGAACCTCGGCGGCAGCAAGTCGCAGAAGCGCAAGATGACCATCCGCCAGGCCCGGCCGCTGCTGGAAGAGGAAGAGGCCGGCAAGCTGCTCAACGACGACGAGTTGCGCAGCCGCGCGGTGCATGCCGCCGAGCAGAACGGCATCGTCTTCATCGACGAGATCGACAAGGTGGCCCAGCGCTCCGAGTGGGGCGGGGCTGGCGTGAGCCGTGAGGGTGTACAGCGCGACCTGCTGCCGCTGGTGGAGGGTTCCACCGTCTCCACCAAGTACGGTCCGATCAAGACCGACCACATCCTGTTCATCGCCTCGGGCGCGTTCTCCCTGGCCAAGCCCTCCGACCTCATCCCGGAACTGCAGGGCCGCCTGCCGATCCGCGTGGAGCTGAGCGCGCTCTCGGTGGACGACTTCAAGCGCATCCTGCGCGAGCCGAACAACGCCTTGACCAAGCAATATGTTGCGCTGCTGCAAACCGAAGGCGTCACCCTCGCGTTCACCGACTCGGGCATCGACCGCCTGGCCGAGGTGGCCTTCCAGGTGAACGAGCGCACCGAAAACATCGGCGCCCGCCGCCTGCATACGGTCATGGAGCGGCTCCTCGAGCGCATTTCCTTCGAAGCTGCTGACAAATCCGGCGAAAACTACTCCATCGACGCCGAACATGTCGATAAATCCCTCTCGTCCCTGGTCAAGGACGAGGACCTGAGCCGTTACATCCTCTGA
- the hslV gene encoding ATP-dependent protease subunit HslV gives MEPMHATTIVCVRRDGKVVLGSDGQVTLGNTVMKSNARKVRRLGKGDVLAGFAGATADAFTLFELFEEKLVKHGGNLTRAAVEMAKEWRTDRRLGRLEAMLAVADKEASLLISGNGDVLEPEHGLIAIGSGGPYAQSAALALLENTDLDARTIVEKSLKIAGDICIYTNHNYSIEEL, from the coding sequence ATGGAACCGATGCACGCCACGACCATCGTCTGCGTTCGCCGGGACGGCAAGGTCGTCCTCGGCAGCGACGGCCAGGTCACCCTCGGCAACACCGTCATGAAGTCCAACGCGCGCAAGGTGCGCCGCCTGGGCAAGGGCGACGTGCTGGCCGGCTTCGCCGGCGCCACCGCCGACGCCTTCACGCTGTTCGAGCTGTTCGAGGAGAAGCTGGTCAAGCACGGCGGCAACCTCACCCGCGCGGCCGTGGAAATGGCCAAGGAATGGCGTACCGACCGCCGCCTGGGCCGCCTGGAGGCCATGCTGGCGGTGGCCGACAAGGAGGCGTCGCTTCTCATCTCGGGCAACGGCGACGTGCTCGAACCCGAGCACGGCCTCATCGCCATCGGCTCCGGCGGCCCTTACGCGCAGTCCGCCGCGCTGGCCCTGCTCGAAAACACCGACCTGGATGCGCGCACGATCGTGGAGAAATCGCTGAAGATCGCTGGCGATATCTGCATCTATACCAATCACAACTATTCGATCGAAGAGCTCTGA
- the rbsD gene encoding D-ribose pyranase, with product MKRSGLLHAELNRVIAAMGHTDTLVIADVGLPVPPGVPCIDLAVVPGTPSFATVFEAVYAEFAVESATVASEVRTKNPALVALAERLAGEGVAVNELSHDDLKRLSARAVAVVRTGETSPYANIILHAGVTF from the coding sequence ATGAAACGCAGCGGCCTGCTGCATGCCGAACTCAACCGCGTGATCGCGGCGATGGGTCATACCGATACGTTGGTGATCGCCGACGTCGGACTGCCCGTGCCGCCCGGCGTGCCCTGCATCGACCTGGCCGTCGTTCCCGGCACGCCGTCGTTCGCCACGGTATTCGAGGCGGTGTATGCCGAATTCGCCGTGGAAAGCGCCACCGTGGCGAGCGAGGTCCGCACGAAGAATCCCGCCCTCGTCGCGCTGGCCGAACGGCTCGCGGGCGAGGGCGTGGCCGTGAACGAACTCTCCCACGACGACCTCAAGCGACTGAGCGCCCGCGCCGTGGCCGTGGTGCGCACCGGCGAAACCTCGCCCTACGCGAACATCATCCTGCATGCGGGCGTGACCTTCTGA